The following are from one region of the Rosistilla carotiformis genome:
- a CDS encoding glycosyltransferase family 4 protein, protein MKSKPYRILMLLENESVPDDCRVLLEAEALIDAGYAVTIICPTGGVTKKVDRIGEIRVYRYPQMWEIGGVLGYLLEYGYSLVAAFVLSWFVLLRHGFDAVHVHTPPDLMGLVAIFFKLLGKRFVFDHHDLSPELYLAQKPGRSEGTVYRALRFFERLSCRKADRLIATNDTQRSIQIDRCGADPEDCYIVRNGPNALFLSDVRPLESIRTPGCLTIGYVGVIGVQDGVDFMVRALHEVKTKHGRDDFRGVIVGSGPAIADLKRLAAKLDLADKILFTGMIPFATVPSHIAAFDICLTPDPSNAYNDSCTTIKTMEYMALRKPTVCFRTRENQITAGDAAVYADNNDIPAYADAIVQLMDDPALRQSMGQSARQRIDNGLTWQHQAVRLIELYDNLFDVVRDPVHSEPTAAMASVT, encoded by the coding sequence ATGAAATCCAAGCCCTACCGGATCTTGATGCTGCTCGAAAACGAGAGCGTTCCGGACGACTGCCGTGTGTTGTTGGAAGCCGAAGCGCTGATCGATGCCGGATATGCGGTGACGATCATCTGCCCAACAGGTGGGGTGACGAAGAAGGTCGACCGCATCGGAGAGATCCGCGTCTACCGGTATCCCCAAATGTGGGAGATCGGGGGCGTGCTGGGGTATCTGTTAGAGTACGGTTACAGCCTGGTCGCTGCTTTTGTCCTCTCGTGGTTCGTCCTGTTGAGGCATGGTTTCGATGCGGTTCATGTGCACACGCCGCCGGATCTGATGGGATTGGTCGCGATCTTTTTCAAGTTGTTGGGGAAGCGGTTTGTCTTCGATCATCACGACCTGTCGCCGGAGCTGTATCTGGCGCAGAAGCCGGGGCGCAGCGAGGGGACCGTTTATCGGGCGCTGCGATTTTTTGAGCGACTGTCGTGTCGCAAAGCCGATCGTTTGATCGCCACCAACGACACGCAACGCTCGATACAAATCGACCGCTGTGGAGCCGATCCCGAGGACTGCTACATCGTTCGCAACGGCCCCAACGCGTTGTTTTTGAGCGACGTTCGACCGCTCGAATCGATTCGCACGCCGGGCTGTCTCACGATTGGATATGTCGGCGTGATCGGAGTCCAAGATGGCGTCGACTTCATGGTTCGGGCGTTGCATGAAGTGAAGACGAAGCACGGCCGCGACGACTTCCGCGGCGTGATCGTTGGCAGCGGACCGGCGATCGCCGACCTCAAGCGTCTGGCCGCCAAGCTCGATCTGGCGGACAAGATCCTGTTCACGGGAATGATTCCGTTTGCCACCGTCCCGTCGCACATCGCCGCGTTTGACATCTGCCTGACTCCCGATCCCAGCAACGCCTACAACGACAGCTGCACGACGATCAAGACGATGGAATACATGGCGTTGCGAAAGCCGACGGTCTGTTTCCGCACGCGCGAGAATCAAATCACCGCCGGCGACGCGGCGGTCTACGCTGACAACAACGACATCCCCGCGTATGCCGATGCGATCGTGCAATTGATGGACGACCCGGCGCTTCGTCAGTCGATGGGGCAGAGCGCCCGCCAACGGATCGACAACGGTCTGACTTGGCAACATCAAGCTGTTCGCCTGATCGAACTCTACGACAACCTGTTCGATGTCGTTCGAGATCCCGTTCATTCCGAACCGACCGCTGCGATGGCCAGCGTCACCTAA
- a CDS encoding class I SAM-dependent methyltransferase produces the protein MAIPQELTIRKYWTLIGINASSHAIRAAREVGLFQQLLTGQKTFGELVDACDIQPNLATRILDVLVATGLIERYAEHYAASQTLGLLAQYDADLGDHYLDSLVDQLRCDLPAGSGDAFRRHQVARGWTRTPLAMQAAAVLEIGQKRRDLRILEIGCGSGVWTSTLAFRDPGTTIIAVDHADALAEAKKMIESIDLQDRWTGFEADPTSGELPEGPFDLVVIPELLQTIDDALAVTILGRAADVTRPGGEVAVIDFFDPIDPKERSLATAVQNLELGLRTPLGRLKTAPEVSQFMVGAGLTSALYATLNNAPQNAGLLLATRPETLN, from the coding sequence ATGGCCATTCCGCAAGAATTAACGATTCGAAAATACTGGACCCTGATTGGGATCAATGCGTCTTCCCACGCGATTCGCGCGGCGCGCGAGGTGGGGTTATTCCAACAACTGCTGACCGGGCAAAAGACATTTGGCGAACTCGTGGATGCGTGCGACATCCAGCCCAACTTGGCGACACGGATTTTGGACGTGCTGGTGGCAACCGGATTGATCGAACGCTACGCCGAACACTATGCCGCTTCGCAAACATTGGGCCTGTTGGCGCAGTACGACGCCGATCTGGGCGACCACTACCTGGACAGCTTAGTCGACCAGTTGCGATGTGATCTGCCTGCGGGAAGTGGCGATGCGTTTCGTCGCCATCAAGTCGCCCGTGGATGGACCCGGACCCCGCTGGCCATGCAAGCCGCCGCGGTGTTGGAGATCGGCCAAAAACGACGCGACCTACGAATTTTGGAGATCGGGTGCGGGTCGGGCGTTTGGACTTCAACCCTCGCCTTTCGAGATCCAGGAACCACAATCATCGCTGTCGACCACGCCGACGCGTTGGCCGAAGCCAAGAAGATGATCGAGAGTATCGATTTACAAGACCGATGGACTGGCTTTGAAGCGGACCCAACCAGCGGCGAACTGCCCGAGGGACCATTCGACCTAGTCGTGATCCCCGAACTGCTGCAAACGATCGACGATGCCCTCGCCGTCACGATCCTCGGACGTGCCGCTGACGTCACGCGGCCTGGAGGGGAGGTCGCGGTGATTGACTTCTTTGATCCCATCGACCCTAAGGAACGTTCGCTTGCGACCGCGGTCCAAAATCTGGAACTTGGTTTGCGCACGCCGTTGGGACGGCTGAAGACCGCCCCTGAAGTAAGCCAATTCATGGTGGGGGCAGGCCTAACGTCGGCGCTTTACGCCACCCTCAATAACGCCCCGCAAAACGCCGGGCTATTGCTGGCCACACGCCCCGAAACGCTGAACTAG
- a CDS encoding NAD-dependent epimerase/dehydratase family protein, translating to MRVLVTGCGGFLGAEVVRQLLARGDDVVGLGRRDYPQLAEAGMQQVRGDIRNQTAVLRATEDVDAVIHTAAIAGVWGSYQRYFETNTLGTRHVIDACHQREIGSLVFCSSPSVTFGGDDQTGVDESEPYPNDYLCHYPRTKAAAEQEVLAANQPGRLLTCALRPHLIWAPDDPHLFPRLIQRARAGRLVRVGSGENLIDTIHVRNAAHAHLLALDRISGGATEAAGRAYFLSQGEPVACWAWLSEILTAAGVDVPTRSISYRTAYRIGHGLELLYAATRRTSEPPMTRFVAAQLAKDHYFDITAARRLLGYEPILSTAEGLAELKSQWRN from the coding sequence ATGCGCGTTTTAGTCACCGGTTGTGGCGGCTTCTTAGGAGCCGAGGTCGTTCGCCAATTGCTCGCCCGCGGCGACGACGTCGTTGGGCTCGGACGACGCGATTACCCACAGCTTGCCGAAGCGGGGATGCAGCAGGTTCGCGGCGATATCCGCAACCAGACCGCCGTCCTGCGAGCCACCGAAGATGTCGACGCCGTGATCCACACCGCCGCGATCGCTGGCGTCTGGGGATCGTACCAACGCTATTTTGAAACCAATACGCTGGGCACCCGGCACGTCATCGACGCTTGCCATCAGCGAGAGATCGGCAGCTTGGTCTTCTGCAGCAGTCCCAGCGTCACGTTCGGCGGCGACGACCAGACCGGCGTCGACGAATCGGAACCGTACCCCAACGATTACCTGTGCCACTATCCGCGCACCAAAGCGGCAGCCGAACAGGAAGTCCTGGCGGCCAATCAACCGGGACGACTGCTAACCTGCGCACTGCGCCCCCATCTGATCTGGGCTCCCGACGATCCGCACCTGTTTCCTCGCTTGATCCAACGCGCCCGCGCCGGTCGCTTGGTCCGCGTCGGCTCGGGAGAAAACCTGATCGACACGATCCACGTTCGCAACGCGGCCCACGCACACTTGCTGGCCTTGGATCGGATCAGCGGCGGCGCGACCGAAGCCGCAGGCCGCGCGTACTTTCTGTCCCAAGGGGAACCGGTCGCGTGCTGGGCGTGGCTGTCGGAGATCTTAACGGCTGCGGGAGTTGATGTGCCGACACGATCGATCTCCTACCGCACCGCCTATCGAATCGGGCACGGTCTGGAACTTCTCTACGCCGCCACGCGACGGACCAGCGAACCGCCGATGACACGGTTTGTCGCCGCTCAACTGGCCAAAGACCACTACTTCGACATCACCGCCGCCCGGCGTCTGCTCGGCTACGAACCGATCCTCTCGACAGCCGAGGGGCTGGCGGAACTGAAGTCACAGTGGCGAAACTGA
- a CDS encoding HpcH/HpaI aldolase family protein, translated as MRNSKTLAKVRAGKPVRMCSFGHFIPAYIPMAADSGFDCVWLDAEHRAFTDREIQTLLAYCHRFDIDCMLRPPTLEKSRLYRYLEDGATGLMIPHVSTADRARELVQAVKFPPLGDRGQDGVGMDAGFLSRGDEYVEHANRETFLVVQIETPQAVENIDAIAAVPGVDGMFIGPGDLGLRIRRTETTVTIAQANAEVAAAAARYGKFWGGPGLSLENIQHLYGLGAQMIAHGNDYDGLLAMVRKSSAELDAIYD; from the coding sequence TTGCGAAACAGTAAGACTTTAGCCAAGGTGCGCGCCGGCAAACCGGTACGGATGTGTTCGTTTGGACATTTCATTCCTGCATACATTCCGATGGCGGCCGACAGCGGTTTCGACTGTGTCTGGCTGGACGCCGAGCACCGAGCGTTCACCGATCGTGAGATTCAAACGCTGTTGGCTTATTGCCATCGGTTTGACATCGACTGCATGTTACGGCCCCCCACGTTGGAAAAATCTCGGCTGTATCGCTATTTGGAAGATGGCGCCACGGGGTTGATGATCCCGCATGTTTCGACCGCGGATCGGGCCCGCGAGTTGGTCCAGGCGGTGAAGTTCCCGCCACTGGGAGACCGCGGCCAGGATGGCGTCGGGATGGATGCCGGTTTTCTGTCGCGGGGTGACGAATATGTGGAACATGCCAACCGCGAGACCTTTTTGGTCGTCCAGATCGAGACGCCGCAAGCGGTTGAAAATATCGACGCGATCGCGGCGGTTCCCGGTGTCGATGGAATGTTTATCGGTCCTGGCGATTTAGGATTACGGATTCGCCGCACGGAAACCACGGTCACGATTGCGCAGGCCAATGCCGAAGTGGCCGCTGCGGCGGCCAGGTATGGGAAATTCTGGGGCGGTCCGGGGTTGTCGCTGGAAAATATTCAACACCTTTACGGATTAGGGGCCCAAATGATCGCGCACGGCAATGACTATGATGGATTGTTGGCAATGGTCCGCAAAAGCTCCGCCGAGCTGGATGCGATCTACGATTGA
- a CDS encoding FHA domain-containing protein: MNTWIIGRNPLCDVVVDHADVADRHCLLRQTVGGFLLDDLGSKCGTFVDEHRITHPVLVTHASQITLGTSTPFVWPSGIDPQAVAEACEAAESVLFRVGRFPDNDLVLDRDMISGRHAVLVVQRDRIVIEDLGSTNGTAVGTIDNKIQSAEVRERDRVFFGSFSIMVTHLLAMSRKTKPPETVIEQPVEIQAAKVHSKFPIKRSMQAAAGLLAIVGAFQLVRTGLRDPVATPPSGPTSPVAASLPPAKVLAVPPSAVPDEKADLLATREKDQTAGPMTLSDAADALFMVIVTGDSKQIAFHIGTAWLAEADRLVTSGAVVSAIKEQDDSGFSHVQVVQTSSGNSFDVATVSLDADLAKAKAEYARGRQLYSELQAEMKALQLRGDSADRLEEARRESQAIIEAGLQSTSIRASLNVGWLELTNPVPEAQPAQLANDSDLKVGQRLHMHAAPFQLENPAWDPANTMEPHGIVVRVEERIVSPNKKAPDRWLMSMASSGPPQSYVGSPILTRQGHVVAMFSRPMVDGAENDSPYLFEAVSVQCVSPAAK, from the coding sequence ATGAACACCTGGATCATAGGCCGAAATCCGCTGTGCGATGTGGTCGTCGATCATGCCGATGTTGCCGACCGACATTGCCTCTTGAGACAAACCGTCGGTGGTTTTTTGTTAGACGATTTGGGGTCCAAGTGTGGAACGTTTGTCGACGAACATCGCATCACGCATCCTGTCTTGGTAACGCATGCCAGCCAGATCACTTTAGGAACGTCGACGCCGTTTGTCTGGCCCTCGGGAATTGATCCGCAGGCTGTCGCCGAAGCGTGCGAAGCCGCCGAATCCGTGCTGTTTCGCGTCGGTCGCTTTCCAGACAACGACCTCGTGCTCGACCGCGACATGATTTCAGGTCGGCATGCGGTGTTGGTCGTGCAGCGCGATCGGATCGTGATCGAGGACTTGGGATCGACGAACGGAACCGCCGTGGGGACGATCGACAATAAGATTCAATCTGCCGAAGTGCGTGAGCGCGATCGCGTTTTCTTCGGCTCGTTCAGCATCATGGTCACCCATCTGTTGGCGATGTCGCGAAAGACGAAGCCCCCCGAAACTGTCATCGAACAACCGGTGGAAATTCAGGCGGCGAAAGTTCACAGCAAGTTCCCGATCAAGCGATCGATGCAGGCGGCTGCGGGATTGTTGGCGATCGTCGGGGCCTTCCAACTCGTGCGCACCGGGCTTCGAGATCCGGTCGCGACGCCACCATCGGGACCGACGTCGCCGGTTGCGGCGTCCTTGCCGCCAGCGAAAGTTCTTGCCGTGCCGCCATCGGCGGTGCCCGATGAAAAGGCCGATCTGTTGGCGACTCGCGAAAAAGATCAGACAGCCGGTCCGATGACGCTAAGCGATGCCGCCGATGCATTGTTTATGGTGATCGTGACGGGCGATTCCAAACAAATTGCATTTCATATCGGAACGGCTTGGCTGGCCGAAGCCGATCGCTTGGTGACCAGCGGAGCGGTCGTTTCGGCGATCAAAGAACAAGACGACAGCGGATTTTCGCACGTCCAGGTGGTGCAAACTTCTAGCGGCAATTCGTTTGATGTTGCTACCGTAAGCCTGGATGCGGATCTGGCTAAAGCAAAGGCCGAATATGCCCGTGGCCGCCAACTTTACAGCGAACTTCAAGCGGAAATGAAAGCCTTGCAGTTACGCGGTGATAGCGCTGATCGACTCGAAGAAGCGCGCCGCGAATCTCAAGCGATCATCGAAGCCGGACTACAATCGACGTCGATTCGCGCCAGTTTGAATGTCGGTTGGCTGGAACTCACCAATCCGGTTCCCGAAGCGCAACCGGCACAGTTGGCCAACGATTCAGATTTGAAAGTCGGGCAACGATTGCATATGCATGCCGCCCCGTTCCAACTGGAGAACCCCGCTTGGGATCCGGCCAATACCATGGAGCCTCATGGAATTGTGGTCCGTGTGGAAGAGCGGATCGTATCGCCTAACAAGAAAGCACCGGACCGTTGGCTAATGTCGATGGCGTCGTCGGGACCGCCCCAAAGCTACGTCGGCAGTCCGATCCTGACTCGGCAGGGACACGTGGTCGCGATGTTCTCACGCCCGATGGTCGATGGAGCCGAGAACGATTCGCCGTACCTGTTCGAAGCGGTCTCCGTGCAGTGTGTTTCGCCCGCCGCGAAATGA
- a CDS encoding cation:proton antiporter, with the protein MDLLLYLALVPTLGVLSQWIAWRTRLPGILLLLCMGILLGQFVPLDTLMAELMNGDPKDVPRILFPIVSLSVAVILFEGGLTLRFTEFRQSSKSVVRLLVVGSTITMLTTAIAAHFILGFDFRVSLLLGAILIVTGPTVVGPLLRQIRPSARVSSVLKWEGIVIDPVGALLAVLVFDELFLGADEFSMISGLVLLAKTIGVGLLFGSVGAWFLVLSIRRYWLPDHLQGVLSLALALLLFAISNALAEESGLVTVTLLGILLANQKRVAIEHIIEFKEHLQVLLIGCLFIVLGSRLDLQAISNIGWPGVAFVLALVLVIRPLSVFVATIGTRLTMAERTFVAFVAPRGIVAAAVASVFALKLQLMNSGPLPAGANALDSVTFLVIVGTVFIYGLSAAPLARWLKIAEPTPQGLLILGADPWIRALARSLHAKNVKVMLCDTNYSKVSLARVDGLQAECVNIVSDHALENLDFSGIGRLLAMTPNDEVNALAVQQFRGIFGSENTFQLASKNKKQNSTRALSHHLRGRSLFNSELTSAYMQQRIEDGAIFKTNKLTETFSLESLKTTYDNHAVLLFKIDPTGMVSINTDDKPIQPKKGDTVISLVEEHRDAPVAASETT; encoded by the coding sequence ATGGATCTGCTGCTGTATCTCGCCTTGGTCCCGACGCTGGGCGTCCTTTCGCAATGGATTGCATGGCGAACGCGCCTGCCCGGCATCTTGTTGCTGTTGTGCATGGGTATCCTGCTGGGACAATTTGTCCCGCTGGATACCTTGATGGCCGAACTGATGAACGGCGATCCCAAAGATGTGCCGCGGATCTTGTTCCCGATCGTTTCGTTGTCGGTCGCGGTGATCCTGTTCGAAGGTGGACTGACGCTCCGTTTCACCGAGTTCCGGCAATCGAGTAAATCGGTGGTCCGTTTGCTGGTCGTCGGCAGCACGATCACGATGCTTACCACAGCGATCGCAGCGCACTTCATCCTCGGCTTTGACTTTCGCGTTTCGCTCTTGCTTGGGGCGATTCTGATCGTCACCGGTCCAACGGTTGTGGGGCCTCTGTTGCGTCAGATTCGGCCATCAGCGCGGGTCAGCAGCGTGCTGAAATGGGAGGGGATCGTCATCGATCCAGTCGGTGCCCTCTTGGCTGTCCTGGTCTTCGACGAACTGTTTCTCGGCGCCGATGAATTTTCGATGATCTCTGGTTTGGTGCTGCTGGCCAAAACGATCGGTGTCGGACTGTTGTTCGGCAGCGTGGGGGCGTGGTTTCTCGTGCTTAGCATCCGCCGCTATTGGTTGCCCGATCACCTGCAAGGCGTCCTCTCGCTCGCCCTTGCGTTGCTGCTGTTTGCGATCAGCAACGCCCTGGCCGAAGAATCGGGGCTGGTCACCGTGACGCTGCTGGGAATCCTGCTGGCAAACCAGAAACGTGTTGCGATCGAACACATCATCGAATTCAAGGAGCATCTGCAGGTCCTGCTGATCGGATGTTTGTTCATCGTGCTCGGATCGCGATTGGACCTGCAAGCGATCAGCAATATCGGCTGGCCGGGTGTCGCCTTTGTACTCGCATTGGTCTTGGTGATCCGCCCCTTATCGGTCTTTGTCGCGACGATTGGCACGCGCTTGACGATGGCCGAACGAACCTTCGTCGCGTTTGTCGCCCCGCGCGGTATCGTCGCCGCCGCGGTCGCCAGTGTGTTTGCACTGAAGTTGCAACTGATGAATTCGGGGCCGCTGCCGGCGGGAGCGAACGCTTTGGATTCGGTCACCTTTTTGGTGATCGTTGGGACGGTCTTCATCTACGGTCTGTCCGCCGCGCCGCTGGCGCGATGGCTGAAGATCGCCGAACCGACTCCGCAGGGACTGCTGATCCTCGGCGCCGATCCATGGATACGCGCCCTAGCACGCTCGCTGCACGCCAAAAATGTTAAGGTCATGCTATGCGACACCAACTACAGCAAGGTCAGCCTTGCCCGCGTCGACGGCTTGCAGGCCGAATGCGTGAACATCGTCAGCGATCACGCCTTGGAGAACCTTGATTTTTCAGGGATCGGTCGGCTGCTGGCGATGACTCCCAACGACGAAGTCAATGCGTTGGCGGTTCAACAATTCCGTGGCATCTTCGGAAGCGAAAACACGTTTCAGTTGGCGTCTAAAAATAAGAAACAGAACTCGACACGAGCCCTGTCGCATCACTTGCGTGGTCGCAGCCTGTTTAACAGCGAATTGACAAGCGCGTACATGCAACAGCGGATCGAGGACGGCGCGATCTTTAAAACGAACAAGCTGACCGAGACGTTTTCATTGGAAAGCCTCAAGACGACCTATGATAACCACGCCGTTTTGCTGTTCAAAATCGATCCGACAGGGATGGTCAGTATCAACACCGACGATAAACCGATCCAGCCGAAAAAAGGCGACACGGTGATTTCGCTGGTCGAAGAGCATCGCGACGCGCCCGTCGCCGCGTCCGAAACAACGTAG
- a CDS encoding Gfo/Idh/MocA family protein, producing MRAGIAGIGFMGWIHYLAYQRATGAELVAFCTRDPQRRGGDWTGIQGNFGPPGKQIDVSDLSVYETLDEMLENDSIDLIDICLPVHLHVDAVRKCLEAGKHVLCEKPLALNADDAASLVALAESKGLHLMVAHVLAYLPEFRLLVDAQQSGKYGKCLGGRFKRVIGPVDWNPDFYNPEKVGGPLIDLHVHDAHLLRLLFGMPKEVISRGRMRGETASYFESMMTYDDPDVIVSVGGGTIDQHGRPFTHGYEVHFERATIQFEFAGFDDGTELMPVKIIHEGGKIERPELGSGDPADAFVIEVQTAADVLAGKDPGALAGQLAADALQICELELKSIKSNNSV from the coding sequence ATGCGTGCAGGAATCGCAGGCATCGGCTTTATGGGCTGGATCCATTACCTCGCCTATCAACGCGCCACCGGTGCCGAACTGGTTGCCTTTTGCACGCGTGATCCGCAGCGACGCGGCGGCGACTGGACCGGCATCCAAGGCAACTTTGGACCTCCCGGCAAACAGATCGATGTCAGCGACCTATCGGTCTACGAAACGCTGGACGAGATGTTGGAGAACGATTCGATCGATCTGATCGACATCTGCCTGCCGGTTCATCTGCATGTCGATGCGGTCCGCAAGTGCCTGGAAGCTGGCAAGCACGTGTTGTGCGAAAAGCCGTTGGCGCTGAACGCCGACGATGCCGCGAGCCTGGTCGCACTGGCCGAATCGAAGGGCTTGCACCTGATGGTCGCTCACGTTTTGGCTTACCTGCCCGAGTTCCGTCTGCTGGTCGACGCGCAGCAATCGGGAAAATACGGCAAGTGCTTGGGTGGCCGCTTCAAACGCGTGATCGGTCCGGTCGACTGGAACCCCGATTTCTACAATCCAGAAAAAGTGGGCGGTCCGTTGATCGACCTGCATGTTCACGACGCCCACTTGCTGCGTCTGTTGTTTGGGATGCCCAAGGAAGTCATCAGCCGAGGCCGGATGCGTGGCGAGACCGCTTCGTATTTTGAATCGATGATGACCTACGACGATCCCGATGTGATCGTTTCGGTTGGTGGCGGCACGATCGACCAACACGGCCGCCCGTTCACGCACGGATACGAAGTTCATTTCGAACGGGCGACGATTCAATTTGAGTTCGCCGGCTTCGACGACGGCACCGAATTGATGCCAGTGAAGATCATCCACGAAGGCGGAAAGATCGAGCGGCCCGAATTGGGATCGGGAGATCCTGCCGACGCGTTTGTGATCGAAGTTCAGACGGCTGCCGATGTGCTGGCGGGGAAAGATCCCGGGGCGTTGGCGGGCCAGTTGGCTGCCGATGCGCTGCAGATCTGCGAACTGGAACTAAAATCGATCAAGAGCAATAACAGCGTTTAA